The following coding sequences are from one Anolis sagrei isolate rAnoSag1 chromosome 6, rAnoSag1.mat, whole genome shotgun sequence window:
- the CRYGN gene encoding gamma-crystallin N, with product MSQYSGKIVFYEGKCFTGKKLEVSGPCDNFQERGFANRVNAICVQTGAWVCFSHTDFRGQQYILEHGEYPSFYRWNGHNDRMGSCKPVGMHGEHYRIEIYEGKYFSGRSQEFTEDCSFLSRQGWSKDWINAIKVYGDGAWVLYEEPNYRGQMYVVERGDYSSCNEWQAPSATIQSFRRVINYF from the exons ATGTCTCAGTATTCAGGAAAA ATTGTTTTCTATGAGGGCAAATGCTTCACAGGCAAAAAGTTGGAGGTCTCTGGGCCCTGTGACAACTTCCAGGAACGGGGCTTTGCTAACCGAGTCAATGCCATCTGCGTACAAACCGGAGCGTGGGTCTGCTTCAGTCATACGGATTTCCGAGGCCAGCAGTACATCCTGGAGCATGGCGAATACCCCAGCTTTTATCGCTGGAATGGGCACAATGACCGGATGGGATCATGCAAGCCGGTTGGAATG CACGGGGAGCATTACCGAATAGAAATCTACGAAGGGAAATACTTCAGTGGCCGCAGCCAGGAATTCACCGAAGACTGCTCTTTCTTGAGTAGGCAAGGCTGGTCCAAGGACTGGATCAATGCCATCAAAGTCTATGGGGATGGAGC GTGGGTGTTATATGAGGAACCCAATTATCGTGGCCAGATGTACGTTGTTGAAAGGGGGGACTACAGTAGCTGCAATGAATGGCAAGCGCCCAGCGCAACCATCCAGTCCTTCCGAAGAGTCATCAACTATTTTTAA